In Trifolium pratense cultivar HEN17-A07 linkage group LG7, ARS_RC_1.1, whole genome shotgun sequence, a genomic segment contains:
- the LOC123895186 gene encoding eukaryotic translation initiation factor 3 subunit I-like isoform X2: MRPILMKGHERPLTFLKYNRDGDLLFSCAKDHNPTVWFADNGERLGTYRGHNGAVWCCDVTRDSGRLITGSADQTAKLWNVQTGQQLFTFNFDSPAKSVDFSVGDKLAVITTDPFMELSSAIHIKRIAKDPADQIGESVRVIKGPQGRINRAVWGPLNQTIISGGEDSILRIWDTETGKLLKETDKESGHKKTITSLVKSADGSHFLTGSLDKSAKLWDSRTLTLIKTYVTGSPVNGVAMSPLLDHVVLGGGQEASAVTTTDHRAGKFEAKFYDKILQEEIGGVKGHFGPINALAFNPDGKSFSSGGEDGYVRLHHFDPEYFNIKI, translated from the exons ATGAGACCAATTCTGATGAAAGGCCATGAAAGGCCTTTAACATTCCTTAAGTACAACAGAGATGGCGATCTTCTATTTTCTTGCGCCAAAGATCACAACCCCACTGTCTGGTTTGCCGACAACGGCGAACGCTTAGGAACTTATCGAGGCCATAATGGTGCTGTTTGGTGCTGCGATGTCACAA GAGATTCGGGTCGACTCATTACTGGCAGCGCTGACCAGACGGCGAAGCTGTGGAATGTACAAACTGGTCAACAATTGTTCACCTTCAATTTTGATTCCCCAGCAAAGTCTGTCGACTTTTCTGTCGGTGATAAGCTTGCAGTCATCACCACCGACCCCTTTATGGAACTTTCTTCAGCAATCCATATCAAACGCATTGCTAAAGATCCTGCAGACC AAATTGGGGAGTCTGTGCGTGTCATTAAGGGCCCACAGGGTAGAATCAATAGAGCTGTTTGGGGACCCCTCAATCAAACCATTATCAGTGGTGGAGAAGACTCTATCCTTCGAATTTGGGATACTGAG ACCGGAAAACTACTTAAGGAAACAGACAAGGAATCTGGCCACAAAAAGACAATAACCTCACTTGTTAAATCTGCGGATGGATCACATTTCCTAACCGGCTCCCTTGATAAGTCTGCTAAG CTTTGGGATAGCAGAACATTGACTCTTATCAAGACATATGTGACTGGTAGCCCTGTCAATGGAGTTGCAATGTCCCCCCTTCTTGATCAT GTGGTTCTTGGAGGTGGTCAGGAGGCATCGGCTGTTACAACTACTGATCATCGTGCTGGAAAATTTGAAGCCAAGTTCTATGATAAG atTCTTCAAGAAGAAATTGGCGGTGTGAAAGGACATTTTGGACCAATTAATGCACTGGCCTTTAACCCTGATGGAAAAAG ttTTTCAAGTGGAGGTGAAGATGGATATGTACGTTTGCATCACTTTGACCCAGAATATTTCAATATCAAAATTTAG
- the LOC123895186 gene encoding eukaryotic translation initiation factor 3 subunit I-like isoform X1: MRPILMKGHERPLTFLKYNRDGDLLFSCAKDHNPTVWFADNGERLGTYRGHNGAVWCCDVTRDSGRLITGSADQTAKLWNVQTGQQLFTFNFDSPAKSVDFSVGDKLAVITTDPFMELSSAIHIKRIAKDPADQIGESVRVIKGPQGRINRAVWGPLNQTIISGGEDSILRIWDTEAFLLSYIFIYVATLTIISSTTIISFYFTYLQTGKLLKETDKESGHKKTITSLVKSADGSHFLTGSLDKSAKLWDSRTLTLIKTYVTGSPVNGVAMSPLLDHVVLGGGQEASAVTTTDHRAGKFEAKFYDKILQEEIGGVKGHFGPINALAFNPDGKSFSSGGEDGYVRLHHFDPEYFNIKI, encoded by the exons ATGAGACCAATTCTGATGAAAGGCCATGAAAGGCCTTTAACATTCCTTAAGTACAACAGAGATGGCGATCTTCTATTTTCTTGCGCCAAAGATCACAACCCCACTGTCTGGTTTGCCGACAACGGCGAACGCTTAGGAACTTATCGAGGCCATAATGGTGCTGTTTGGTGCTGCGATGTCACAA GAGATTCGGGTCGACTCATTACTGGCAGCGCTGACCAGACGGCGAAGCTGTGGAATGTACAAACTGGTCAACAATTGTTCACCTTCAATTTTGATTCCCCAGCAAAGTCTGTCGACTTTTCTGTCGGTGATAAGCTTGCAGTCATCACCACCGACCCCTTTATGGAACTTTCTTCAGCAATCCATATCAAACGCATTGCTAAAGATCCTGCAGACC AAATTGGGGAGTCTGTGCGTGTCATTAAGGGCCCACAGGGTAGAATCAATAGAGCTGTTTGGGGACCCCTCAATCAAACCATTATCAGTGGTGGAGAAGACTCTATCCTTCGAATTTGGGATACTGAGGCATTCCTTCTTtcctatatatttatttatgttgcaACACTCACTATCATATCATCAACCACAATTATTTCATTCTATTTCACTTACTTGCAGACCGGAAAACTACTTAAGGAAACAGACAAGGAATCTGGCCACAAAAAGACAATAACCTCACTTGTTAAATCTGCGGATGGATCACATTTCCTAACCGGCTCCCTTGATAAGTCTGCTAAG CTTTGGGATAGCAGAACATTGACTCTTATCAAGACATATGTGACTGGTAGCCCTGTCAATGGAGTTGCAATGTCCCCCCTTCTTGATCAT GTGGTTCTTGGAGGTGGTCAGGAGGCATCGGCTGTTACAACTACTGATCATCGTGCTGGAAAATTTGAAGCCAAGTTCTATGATAAG atTCTTCAAGAAGAAATTGGCGGTGTGAAAGGACATTTTGGACCAATTAATGCACTGGCCTTTAACCCTGATGGAAAAAG ttTTTCAAGTGGAGGTGAAGATGGATATGTACGTTTGCATCACTTTGACCCAGAATATTTCAATATCAAAATTTAG
- the LOC123895187 gene encoding defensin-like protein 39: MEKKSLTALSFLFLVLFVAQQIVVTEAQNKCEHLADTYKGPCFTNASCDDHCKNKEHFRSGTCHGFRCWCTHQNC, encoded by the exons ATGGAGAAAAAATCACTTACTGCCTTGTCCTTCCTCTTCCTCGTTCTCTTTGTTGCAC AACAAATTGTGGTGACTGAGGCACAAAACAAATGTGAGCATTTGGCTGATACATACAAAGGACCATGTTTCACTAATGCTAGCTGTGATGATCACTGCAAGAATAAAGAGCATTTTCGTAGTGGCACTTGCCATGGCTTTCGTTGTTGGTGCACTCATCAAAACTGTTAA